ATCCTGGATGTTAACCTCCAACTGCTCCTGGATTTCCGCAATCTGGATGATAAACGCCTGTTGGAGCACTGGCTGCCGATTGTCCAGAGCACCGGTGATGAAGCGCTTTTTTTCCAGCTTTATAAGGAGGCGCGCGGCCAGACAGTTACGGACTTCCTGACCTTTAATCCCGGCAACCCGAATTCAATCCTCAATTGCATCGCCCAGGCTCGCGAAAACGCCCGTGTGGTTCGTGACCAGATTTCCGGTGAGATGTGGGAGGAGATTAATCGACTGCATCTTTTCATGCGCTCGCCGCGTGCGCGCGAGGTATGGAATTCCAGCCCTTACGATTTTTATAACGAGATTAAAACCAGCTCGCTTTATTTGCAGGGCCTGACGAATGCCACCATCCGTCAAAACGAAAACTGGAATTTTATTCAGATCGGCAAGTTCCTGGAACGCGCTGACAAGACCACTCGCATCCTCGATGTTCGCCACGAAACCCTGGGCAATGAGCAGTTCGGGAAAGCTTTGAACCAGACAGACTATTTGGAATGGTCGGCGGTTTTGCGTTCCTGCAGCGCCTGGGATGTCTATCGTCAAATTTACTCCACTGAAGTGGATCCCGTCCGGGTGGCTGAGTTGCTCCTGCTTTCGGATGACTTTCCGCGTTCCGTGCGCTTCTGCCTGAACGAGTTGGATGCAACGCTACGCCGCATTTCCGGTGTGGCTCCACAAAAGTTTTCCAATGACGCCGAGAAGCTGTCCGGTCGCCTGCTTTCGGAAATCCAGTTCAGCACGGTTCAGGAGATAGTGAGCCGGGGCTTACACGAGTATCTCGATTTGCTACAGAATCGCTTCAACCAGATTGGTGAGGCGCTGTTTGCCGTTTATATTTTTCAACCCTTTGCCGACTTGAATTACGACATGTTGCAACAACAACAACAGCAGCAACAACAAACTCGAATTTCCTTTCATAACACGGAATTTCCTCCGTCCGTATTTTGACCCCGTGTTCCAGATGAAACTGCAAGTTTTCCACCGCACTCAGTATACCTACGCGTCGCCCGTCATCGAGAGTTTCAACGAGGTCCGACTCCATCCACTTTCCATTGATGGTCAAAACTGCCAATCATTCATATTGAAGGTTTTACCGGCATCCCGACTGTCGCATTACTTTGATTTTTTCCAGAACTACGTTCATTTCTTTGAAGTGCTGGGGCCACACAATGTGTTAACCATTGAAAGCACGTCCAAGGTTACAACCGCCTATGTCCCCCTGCCTGAAGATGCGGAAACGGTTCCCTTGAGCAGACTCGCGGAACTCACCCAGCTCG
The Pedosphaera parvula Ellin514 DNA segment above includes these coding regions:
- a CDS encoding alpha-E domain-containing protein yields the protein MLSRVANSLFWMSRYLERAENVARILDVNLQLLLDFRNLDDKRLLEHWLPIVQSTGDEALFFQLYKEARGQTVTDFLTFNPGNPNSILNCIAQARENARVVRDQISGEMWEEINRLHLFMRSPRAREVWNSSPYDFYNEIKTSSLYLQGLTNATIRQNENWNFIQIGKFLERADKTTRILDVRHETLGNEQFGKALNQTDYLEWSAVLRSCSAWDVYRQIYSTEVDPVRVAELLLLSDDFPRSVRFCLNELDATLRRISGVAPQKFSNDAEKLSGRLLSEIQFSTVQEIVSRGLHEYLDLLQNRFNQIGEALFAVYIFQPFADLNYDMLQQQQQQQQQTRISFHNTEFPPSVF